The Sorangiineae bacterium MSr11954 DNA segment GGCCATCGCCATGATGCGGGCCCTCGATCCGGAGGCGCGCGCCGTGCGCAAGCGCTACGAGGACGAGGTGGAGGGCCCTTCGCGCACGGCGGGCGAGCGAATCGCGCAAGCCTTGTTCGCGGTGCGCGGAACCAGCGTGCCGCCCGATGCCACGTCGACCCTTCGCCTGAGCGTCGGCACGGTGAAGGGCTTTACGGAGCGCGGAAAGGCCGTGCCGTGGAGCACCACCTTCGCGGGCCTGTACGGCCACGCCACGGGTGTGGCGCCCTTGCAATTGCCGGAGCGCTGGCTGGCGGCGAAGAGCTCGCTCGATCCCAACGTACCGTACGACTTCGTCTCCACCAACGACATCATCGGCGGCAACAGCGGCAGCCCGGTGCTGAACGAGGCGGGCGAGATCGCCGGCCTTATTTTCGACGGCAATCTCTCGTCCCTCCCCAATCGCTTCGTCTACGGCGACGTCACCCAGCGTGCGGTGAGCGTTCACACGGCGGGCATCGTGGAGGCGCTCAAGAAGGTGTACGGCGCGGACGCACTCGCACACGAGCTCACGGACCGCTAGCGGGAGCTCACGGATCGCTAGCGGGAGCTCACGGATCGCTAGTGGTCGCCAACATCCTCGGTTACTCTAGCGGTCCGAGGCTTCCGATTTCACTAAAGCTTTACGCGACTCGCGGCCAGGGCGCTCTAGAGGTAGGCTAGTAGGATACTTTGGCACAGCAAGTTGACTCAACCGAGCTCCCGGAGGGGATGCGTTTACTCGATCGGTACACGATTATCGATCGCATCGGCAGCGGCGGAATGGCCTCCATCTATCGCGCGATGGATGAGCGCCTCGATCGAGTCGTCTGCGTCAAGCTCCTTCGGCTCGAGCTCGAAGGATCCGGCAGCACCAGCGGCCGGAGCGTGTACCAGGCCACCTATTCGCATTTTTTGCAGGAGGCGCTGACCCTCTCGCGCTTGATGCACCCGAACACCCTGCGCATCTACGACTTCGGGTACCTGGCGCAGAGCGGCCGCCCCTTTCAGATCAGCGAGTTCCTCGACGGCGGCAACCTCGAACAGCACGTGCGCTCGCGCGGCGCATGCGATGCCGAGGAGACGGCGGCCATCCTCGAGCGCATCTCGGGAGCGGTGGGCGAGGCGCACCAGCATCGCATCATCCACCGCGACATCAAGCCCTCGAACATCTTGTTCGCCCGGGTCGGCGATTACTTGATGCCCAAGCTCGCGGACTTTGGAATCGCCCACTCGAGCGTGGTGAAGCGCGCCAAAGTCGGGCGATCCACCCACGCCCGCGGCGGCGATCTGGTGCCCGGCGGCTTCGAGGACGAGACTAGCGACCAAGTGAGCGCGGTCACGCTCTTCTCGCCCCGATGGGCCTCCCCCGAGCAGCTGGCGGGATCGACGCAAGGCCCGGAGACGGACATTTATGCCCTGGGCTTGGTCGCCGTCTACATGCTGGCCGGGCGTCCCATCTTCGAGGGCAACGACGTGCGCGGCACCTTCGCCGATCGCATCCGCGGCGACGAGCTGGTCACCCGGCTGCTCTCGCAAATGGACACCATCTCGGAGCCCACCCGCAAGGCGCTGCTCAAGGCCCTCTCGGCGTTCCCCGAGAAGCGGTATCGCA contains these protein-coding regions:
- a CDS encoding serine/threonine protein kinase; this encodes MRLLDRYTIIDRIGSGGMASIYRAMDERLDRVVCVKLLRLELEGSGSTSGRSVYQATYSHFLQEALTLSRLMHPNTLRIYDFGYLAQSGRPFQISEFLDGGNLEQHVRSRGACDAEETAAILERISGAVGEAHQHRIIHRDIKPSNILFARVGDYLMPKLADFGIAHSSVVKRAKVGRSTHARGGDLVPGGFEDETSDQVSAVTLFSPRWASPEQLAGSTQGPETDIYALGLVAVYMLAGRPIFEGNDVRGTFADRIRGDELVTRLLSQMDTISEPTRKALLKALSAFPEKRYRSSLSFFDALRRTLIGARPARPPAAFPWKKPRADITMSVEFQVPALQEVANVPPPERAVDLGKARARLVDVDEKLDLTIPSPKGSDVRFRVSFLPLHERSFRINIKGLNCFIRTSGGRPTPAIATDSDGAAHFISTGWEELGEIAWSFGQVASGVDGGRVFRLDGGDMVVPSSQATQSVALFLGSERDVIILCRKS